One window of the Archaeoglobus sulfaticallidus PM70-1 genome contains the following:
- a CDS encoding SPL family radical SAM protein, protein MKIVKIKAKKAFAPTKIPGAKWVVNQYIGCQHACKYCYAKFMCRWYNHGKWGSWVVVKENMADLVKKQVVNGSVYMSSVSDPYQPIEKEFRLTRNVLKNMDKRIKLSILTKSDLVLRDIDLFKKFNDIEVGLTINSFEGAIKKKVEPFSSSNKRRIEAFKELRENGVRNYAFISPIIPHLTDIEHLIEETKSFTNFYWFEFLNLKASGKEFREWLKQNYPESYEILSDKTKAEKYVKEVINAIKKAEIFVKGICVHYPKLMVVK, encoded by the coding sequence ATCAATATATTGGCTGCCAGCACGCATGTAAGTACTGTTATGCCAAGTTCATGTGCAGATGGTATAATCACGGAAAGTGGGGATCTTGGGTAGTTGTTAAAGAAAATATGGCAGATCTTGTTAAAAAGCAGGTAGTTAACGGTTCCGTTTATATGAGTAGTGTTAGCGATCCTTACCAGCCAATTGAAAAGGAGTTTAGGTTAACGAGGAATGTTTTGAAAAATATGGATAAAAGAATAAAACTATCTATTCTAACAAAATCCGATTTAGTTTTAAGGGATATAGACTTGTTTAAGAAGTTTAACGATATAGAAGTTGGTCTCACAATTAACAGCTTTGAAGGTGCGATTAAAAAGAAAGTTGAACCGTTTTCTTCGAGTAATAAGAGAAGAATAGAAGCATTTAAAGAACTTCGTGAAAACGGGGTTAGAAATTACGCATTTATTTCTCCGATAATTCCTCATTTGACTGATATAGAACATTTAATAGAAGAAACGAAAAGTTTTACGAATTTTTACTGGTTTGAGTTTCTGAATCTAAAGGCTTCTGGTAAGGAGTTTAGAGAATGGCTAAAGCAAAATTATCCAGAAAGCTATGAAATACTTTCTGATAAAACCAAAGCTGAAAAGTATGTGAAAGAAGTAATAAATGCTATAAAGAAGGCTGAAATTTTTGTTAAAGGTATTTGTGTTCATTATCCAAAGCTTATGGTGGTGAAATAA